The DNA segment GAGCCGCCGGGCGGCGCTGGCCGGCGACTGGACCGCGGCCTTCGCCCTCACCGGGGCGGCCGCCTGCCTGGTCAGCCCGATCACCTGGGTGCACCACCTGGTGTGGCTGCTGCCCTCCTTCGCGGTCCTGCTGCGCGCCGGGCACCGGCGCGGCGCGGGCGCGCTGTACGCGGTGCTGTGCACCAGCGTGGTCTGGCTGTGGTGCGACGACGCCTCGGGTCTCGACGGCTTCCTCGGCAGCAACCTCTACACCTGGATCACCCTGGGCCTGCTGCTCGGTCTGCCGATCGGTCAGCCGCGCGCGGCCGTGTCCTTGCCCCGGTTCCTGCCCCTGGCCCGCAGCGCCAGCGCGATCCCGGCGGCGCCGAGACCGGCGAGTCCCGCTCCGACGGCGGTGCCCGACCAGTCGTCGTCGTCCGGCGCCCCGGACGTGGCCGCCGCCACCGGCGCGGCCGACGCGGCCGGGCGGGGCTTGGGCCGCAGCCCGTCCAGCGAGCCCACCGGATCCACCTGACCGTCCGCCGCGAAGCCCCAGTCGAGCAGCTGGCGCGCCTCCTCGTACACCTCGAACCCGTCGCCCGCCTGAGGGTTCATCACGGTCACCTCCAAGGTGCGCCCGCCCCGCCGGGCGGCGGCCACGAGGGTGTTGCCCGCGTTGGTGGTGTAGCCGTTCTTGACGCCGATCAGACCCGGGTAGGGCGCCACGCCGTCGGCGCCGGTGAGCAGCCGGTTGGTGTTCTCGATGGCGTACGGCGCCCCGTCGCCGGGGAACTCCGCCTGCGCGGTGGAGCAGTACGCGGCGAAGTCGGGGTTGCGCAGGCCCTCGCGGCCGAAGACGGCGAGGTCGTAGGCGGAGGACACCTGGCCGGGGGTGTCGTAGCCGTCCGGGGACAGCACATGGGTGTCCAGGGCGCCCAGGGCGCGGGCGTTGGTCTGCATCCGCTGGGCGGTGGTCCCCCAGCCGCCGTTGAGGGAGGCGAGCACGTGCACCGCGTCGTTGCCGGAGCTGAGGAAGACCCCCCGCCACAGGTCCGCCACCCGGTAGCTGTGGCCCTCCTCGACCCCGACCAGGCTGCTGCCCTCGGCGACGTCGGCCAACTCCTGGTAGCGCACGGTGTGCTGCATCGTGCCGGGCAGTTTCGGCAGCACGGTGAGGGCGAACAGGGTCTTCAGGGTGCTGGCGGGCGGCAGCGGCCGGTGGGCCTCGTTCGCGGCCAGCACCTGTCCGCTGCCCGCGTCGGCGA comes from the Streptomyces sp. SUK 48 genome and includes:
- a CDS encoding serine hydrolase, producing the protein MSTRFRYRAVVPACSLCVAGLLAFTPALAGAAPAAARHHSGALPRDGEPAPPAPRAATPAPALLYRSGVQVRPRRSAPGLPDVSALSWLVADAGSGQVLAANEAHRPLPPASTLKTLFALTVLPKLPGTMQHTVRYQELADVAEGSSLVGVEEGHSYRVADLWRGVFLSSGNDAVHVLASLNGGWGTTAQRMQTNARALGALDTHVLSPDGYDTPGQVSSAYDLAVFGREGLRNPDFAAYCSTAQAEFPGDGAPYAIENTNRLLTGADGVAPYPGLIGVKNGYTTNAGNTLVAAARRGGRTLEVTVMNPQAGDGFEVYEEARQLLDWGFAADGQVDPVGSLDGLRPKPRPAASAAPVAAATSGAPDDDDWSGTAVGAGLAGLGAAGIALALRARGRNRGKDTAARG